DNA sequence from the Liolophura sinensis isolate JHLJ2023 chromosome 1, CUHK_Ljap_v2, whole genome shotgun sequence genome:
CAATGCTATCTTGGGATTGCTGTAAATAGCATTTGGGCAGTTGATGCTTTAAGTCTGCATTCATTATGCATACGCAAGATTATTTCCAAACTACTGGACTGGAGTACTGTGAGGTACctattattcgctggaatttattttagcagattttccccaaaaatatgtttgcaggaattaattttcgcctatttaagagaatactaaaaaacaaatcttaaaattttccaagatatgatatggctgaaattattcaagcacgtcaaacaaGTATCAttatgggtggctttaatcgtCCTTTGTTTTCCacggtgtcgctaatcctcgagatctggatcagagatcaaaacaatgggggatggattatcactacgtaagaagattactttcacACCTACCATGAGGAGTACTCAATCAggtgtcattttctttttcgaATCATTGATGAGTACTTGAGTAACACCTAACAAAGTGACTTGTCACCTTTGGAGCAGTTcaatgcaaaacatatgaattctcCATTATCGGGGCTAagcactcattctttatcaaacaACATGGggagttttgcattgttttcagttttaattgtcctctgtagcaggtcagaaactgCAAACACTGCTGTAGCTGTCAAacagccattgtgttgttgtacaaaattcacagtttgttagaatcTTACTCATGagaccacaggagagacacagccaatgggatagcgtgtatcagagcgacattcattagaagtcagcacgtgctggtatctacttttctttcactttacaggCATagcgaagattgatcaaactaaagatgAATAAActtccactttgttttatacccacaaagccttagcaccagagtttgtatatattcaaaccataatttcccttccttgctgttaaaaaatttagctggcccgtTGGGCTTTCTTAGTGCAACTCCCGTaaccctggcaaagatttcacttgaTTATTACTACtacttgtagtatatgattcaatactGAATATGTTTTTCGCAGTAAATCATTTAATGCCATAGTTGTGAAAGTTAAGAATGGACAAAACTGGTATCTCAAGCGGAACGCCAGAAAAAAAGCACAAGCCTTCATAAGGTTACTGTAACCGTGGATTAAAGTGTCACACAAACCAGCTCTAGCTGGATTTCAACAAGAGACTTCATTAGTCAAAGGACAATTGGCTTAGAGCCAGGAGGCATTATAGGATGTAAGACAGATGATGGTAGGTTATTGGCTACCAGTAAGTTACACCACACGTATACTTACCATGATCAATcagctaaaaatatttttccttcTGAAGGGGCCTGTACGTGAAAATGAATGTACACAATGAACATATCAATAAGTCAGACTTACCCTAGCACTCCAGCCCCATGTATCGTTGGCCCAGCAAAATCAAAGTCCACATCACAGTTCAGGTTGACATAGTCTTGTTTGAAGGCAGATttaatttttccacttttcttCCTAAATAACATCAATAGCGATGGTGAGATATTTTCTAAAGTTTTAAATAATATGTCCTTAAAATGTCCCTTTAATTCTCATAAGCAGAATTTTAAGAAAGCACAAGAGATTACATATATGCTTAGGATTTAATATTgtgcttaatttttcagtcatgacggTGAAGAGTCATAAGgtgttatgtacatatactgtgtcttcttcagACAGGGTGAGTTCATTCCACCGAAGTACTGCTGCCAATGAAGCATCATGGTGAAGGCAAccgacccagtcacattacacttgACATTGAACCTATTAGatccagtttccttgctctaacaccTCTCTGCTGAGAACCAATCGAGGCAGCAGCacgtaccatttttaaagtgtttggtatgaccagggtttgatcctgggATCTCTCGACTTTGAGGTGGACACTTTAACCCTTAGGCCACCAAACTGTCTCAAATGATTACAGTAACTAGGGATAGTATGATACAGTTTCCTGCTACTTCACATTTTGTCCCTGAACAATACTTCCCAATAGGTACCAATTATTTATCCCTTTCATTGTTGTTTGATGCTCATTTTTGATATTGATACTACTACAACAACAATTATGCTTAAAGGTaaaacaactgtgcctgaccaCATACCAGACAAACTTTACTCAAAAGCCACACCTGAAGCACCAAGAGCAGGATTTGAAAGAACACCTCACTGGTCAGGGATACTGGTGTGTTTTGGCTGGAAGACAGTAGCCCACCATGTCAATGAGGGCCCACCACACTTAGATTTAGTACCAAATGAGGCAAGCTGCTTTTCTGTTTCAATTTCTTACCCAGATTGTGGAGCAAAAGATGTGTCAAAGGAGAGCTTGAGACCCTTAGCAATCTGATCTTCAATCTGGATCTCTGTGGCAAGAACGTTATCTGTGTTCCACTTCTCTGTAAATGTTAACCCTAAaatgcacagaaaacacaaacatctgtaTAACAagcaaaaatgtacatgtaaaccattcTTATTATAGGATAACACTTTGTAGTTACACAGTCTCACATCATGATAGAGAACTGAACCAAGAGATGATTGGTGTTGaaagccgtactcaaaaatatttcacttatacgactgtagccagcattaaggtgggaggaaaacgggcagagcctggggtggtggtggggtggggctggaaacgcacgaccatccgcaggctgctgacagaccttcccacgtacggccggagacggcaattctcctcctaacacagatgatttcaggactagttcttaggcaaaatggagatgcccacagcagattttggcgctgactgtatttataatttatcaacatgaggtacatattaaaattttttttagggcatgcacctgcgaggaaacgCATTCTcctttcaatggtatttgattgatatttgaattttcttcccctttaataTCACAAGGACATAACTTACCGTACTCCGCCCATTTGTACTTTGTTTCTAAACTTCCTCCAACCTTTCCAGTGTCGCTACTTGAACTACCGCTAGTCGTGAACTCGACACCagattcagtttttgttttgcattctAACTTGAAAAGACCATaatctgaaacagaaaatagaAACTTATTCACCTAAGTGTAAATGCTAcgcagacaaaaaaaaagtccaCTCTCAATGCCAGGAACTCTTAGAAATTAAGAGATGCAAAAAAAGACTTAAATGAAGGTCAAAGTCAAGGTCAAAGGTGTACTTCAGCAAATATCAGAGAACAAAGTGTCACAGAAAACTCACATTCATCAAATAAAGCTTTCTTTAATCCTCCAGAGTTAAAAACTGAACCAACATTTCCTTTTTACAACCTTTCAACGAATTTCTGTAACACCATCCCTGCTTGTTCATATATACTTCAACATGGAgggaaagaaaaaatgtgatgGCTTAGCTACTGTTCAACTTACTGTATCCCTTGTTAAAAAGATCCCTGGCTGACTTGCCTAAGTCAGAATATGATGGTGGGGCCATTTTAGttctgtcacaaaaaaaaaaaggaacacaaAAAAATTGTAGACAAACGTTCTTACGTATACTGTGCAAGTATTACTGCATCAATCAATGTGTTAAATTCAACACATACAAATGTGAAGACTGCATAATACAGTAGATCACTCTGAAACCTGCTCACAGGCATTTTGCCTAATCGTTTTGACACTAAGACATAATTTGGCAGTCGTGTAACATCCTTCCACGTAACATGGCGCAACAGTCTGATGTGGAGACCATTTAGTTAAGTTTCTTTAGaccttcacaatttttttttctaccattCCCAGGATACAGCATTCAACACTAGTATTTTCCcatattttgtcacatatcACTATCAGATAAGCGAAAGCAAATGGCAAGGTTGTAAACCGACATGAGATGGCCAGCATTGCCAATACAATTCTGAATGTTTTTGAGTAATATGCATAATCGGAGATAATTTGTAGCTGCCTGCGTATGCTCAAGAATTCCATCAAATTGCCAAACGCAACAGCTGTTGTTCCTGGAAATAGTATTCTTTATATTCATAAATCTATTTGCGACGAAatttgttacaacaacaacggtatCAAGACTACTTCCGTACTGGCTAGAATAATGTTGTTCATTGCAATGTCAATGTCGGCGTGTATTCGTGCATCTAATACATCATCTGGAAACGAAGAACATTATTAAGTATTATGTTGAGAAGTGATTCGAAATGTGTGCTTGGCAACCGAACGATCAAATCATATCGTTTGATCATGCCGGCGACGCCATTTTCCCCCTTAGCACGTTTGACCTGTCATTGACACGGATGTATAGCCTGCATAATCTATCATACTGGCAATAAAATCAGGCAAAACACGATTTTTTAACGCGGTGAAGTTTTAAAAACCCAGAAGTGACTCAACTACAAGGGAAACACAAACGAAGCTTGCAAATTTCTACACACCAACGTGACGGCTCGTCCGACACAACCTCTAAAGCAGCAAGAAGGGATGTACAGGGGCTTCCTTTGCTGAACACGGTGGACGTGTATTCTCCGTACTCTGTCGTTGTCAACGTTATCGCCCACTCGTGGAGAAAGCAAAACGTACTTACCTCCCCTCAGGTATATACCCCTACGAGAAATGTCTGTAGGTCCTTATCAGCTTGTCACATCCTCTGTCAAACTTTTATCTCATAAAGTATGTTAACCTAGGAAGGCACGGGATTTTAGGCTGTAGGTTTGGAAAGACATACTTCGCTTACCATCAGATAAAAGTTGTAGGTACGCCATGTCTTTCTCGACCGGTCAAAAGTTCGATGGGAACAAATCTCTCCGCTCTGGACAATCAACACAACAAATGCAACGTGCGGTCGGTTGATCAACTGAGACTTACGTTGTGCTTATTCTTAACCAGCATTTGATTCCGCTGAGTGGAAAAGACTTACCTTCATCGAGACATCAAGAGGTTTGAGAATTCTTACCCATGAGTAGACGTTTGTCAGCGTTCAGAGATTGCCACAACCAacacgtgttgttgttgttgtaacttgtTACCGTCCAGTAATAATGTTGTCCAAAGCAGTTATACTGAAGATTACTGAGCATGATGAAattgtgatgatgatgatgaattgtgatgatgatgatgatgatgaattgtgatgatgatggtgaatTGTGATGATGGAAATTGGGTTTAGTAAAGCACTGAATGGTGCTTATTTCTGTCGTTGCACGGCTTTTCAGattttcattgtgaaaagcagattcaTCAACAATTTGACGTCATTCTATCGCGTTTTACTTACAGCACCCAACAGTTGctatacccaagaatttttcgctgACAGTTACAGGGATGGTGGttagttttataggtggaggaaactggactaCCGATGCATATACCatcacctttggcaagttacttccATACATGTGCCATACtgatatgcacactatattagtggaagacaagtggtctccaaTGAGCGTTTGAACTTTTCCTGAAAGAATTTTTTACCTACAAACtctagttttaatattttttttttttttttttttttttttgtggttaaGTCTTAATCGGGGTCTGTCTTACCTGGGTTaaattggttttattttcacttcCAGTACTCTATCATGTGTCCAAATAGTGTTGTCTTAGaacagctatgacatcactgcaaaatgAAGAATTCACAATTAAAGACCACATGAGCAGTGTTGActgctttttgtcaccaaggccacaaaACGAGTAAGAGTGAAGGAATTTCTAtcccaaggccgggtttgatcCGGCGTTACATATGTCCTGACCTGGAAGGTGGGACGTTTAAGAGCTTTCTAGTATCTGGCCATATATCCTTAACTCTCACATgtacttggaaaaaaaaattgtcttttgTATTGCGATTAAATGTTGATGGTGTGCCACAAACATGTGACCTGTAATTTGGGATTGTGTTCTGACTGAAAATTGTACATGGTTGACCGATAAGCAACCAGGTAAGCTGAGTCAGCAATATCCTGACCTTATGGGTCATGTCTGTAGAATGGATCACCATGGGACACAGTGTTATGTGGGACACACAGTCACATCATATAGGCCAATGTGGGTCACAACTGTTTGTCTTTCTTaataaatgagtgagtgaataaCACACTCTGCTTGCACAAGGATCGCAAAACTCAAATTTGTCCAAGTCATACTGGCTGCTGCTGGTTCACAGCTTTGCACATGTACTCAGTATCTGGAAGTTTGTTATACAGGCAATCACCTCGATTGCTTCATTCACAGGTTATAAATGAATGCATTTACCAGGCCTATGCCCTGCGTCATTGGCTCTGATCCAGTCTGCTGGTTACCCTATAGCTTTTAATCAAAAATTAGTCAGGGGCCTTGTGCATTTTAGTTGTTCTCctcatgctgtacatgtactgaacttAGTGTCATTCACctgtaatatacatttatatatgacaGGGTGAAGTTGAAATTATCTAgtgcatggcataaaacaccaatcgaataataAATAACTCTTTTTCCAGATACAAAATGTGTGAGGCACCAACATGGGACTGTGACAGAGTTGGCCGTTGGCTGGAGGAAAACAATTTCCAAGCTTACAGACAGTTGTTCTGCACAGACCATAAAATAGATGGCAAAAGTTTGTTAATGTTGACAGAGTCAGATCTGCGCCACCCACCGCTACAGATTCAAGTTCTAGGGGATATCAAAAGACTGATGATATGCTTACACAAACTCCAGCAGCTCAATGCAAATTTCCTCAAGGATGTAGGATTCACAGGTTTTACTAACGGATCCGTAAAATCATCCTCTGATAAAGTAAAGCACCGACCACTTCAGAATCCCAAGCGGGCAGTAAGCAGACTGGACAGCGTCGGGTCGCTGACTGAGAGCGACTCTCATCATGAGGATGTGGATGTAGACATCCATGAGGTACAGCTAGTGAACAGCACTGCAGGAAGGCCCTCCAGAGATCTGGACCCTGAGCTGTGGAAGACATTCCTGAGTTTTGTTTACGTGTTTACAGTGTTCCTCATCACTGCCTTTGTGATGGTCGTTGTTCATGACCGTGTCCCTGACATGCAGAAATACCCTCCCTTACCCGATCTCTTCCTGGACAACATGCCTCTAGTACCCTGGGCCTTTCAGATGTGTGAGCTGATTGGTGTGGTATTATCTGGCATATGTTTTGGCATCCTGTTTTTTCACAAACACAGGTAAATTAAGGCAACAGTTAAACTTTATGTCTGGACCTTCATGTAAACCATCACACATCACCTGCTACCTGAATGGCTGCTTACAGAAATCTTAATGTGTTTTAAGCGCATGAATCTGGGTGCTCTTAATGCTTAAGGATCTCTAAAATGCTCTGGAAACATCCCTGTGTTAAGACATGTCACAGAATAAACATTTCAACTGTCAGTGTCACTGTTCTCTATGTAAACTGTATGTGTATCGGGGGTCCTCCATTACCTAGTCGTTACCATGCTGGGCCGtaatcacataagtgaaatattcttgagtatggcgtaaaaaactccaatcaaataaatgtgcatatactgtgttaAATATAGTCACTGATCATTTTAATATACTTACATATTACACTATATAGGTAGATGTATAATAAACCATTACTTATCATTGGTAGTAAAACACACAATGAAGGAGAATTTGAGAAGGCATATTTATTGGTTGTTGTCTGGTGTATATTCGTAGGTTCATCCTGATGCGCCGCCTGTTTTCCATACTAGGCACGGTGTTTCTGCTGAGGAGTATCACCATGCTGTTGACCTCCCTCTCTGTACCTGGTGTTCATCTACAGTGTGCAGGAAAGGTAAGAGTGCCATGAAAATTCACCAGAAAAAGTGAACTGAGAGGCAAATAAAGATATTGAAGTATTACATCTATTTCTGAAACATCATTTATACAGATGGGTTTCATTCTCCCTCCCcaaaaaacacctttcttagACAAACAGAATACACAGAATCAGACAAGATGAATAATTTAATTATGGACGAAATTTGAGATCAAGTGAGCATTCATGGTCATATTCAAAAAAGTCAGTCCATCTTTAACATCGGTGACCAAAGCAAGACTTTAATATATGTTCTCTTTCttattttgtttcacttttaaTGTACTTGCCTTCTGTAGTATGTTTGCTATGTAGTTCTCCCATATGAAATGTTTACCTCTCTGGTGCCATAAATATTGCAAACAGGTGATGAGTAACAGATGTGTGTAGTGATGTGTGAGAAATCAAAATTATGAACATTGAAATATCTCTGTTGGTAGAACCAGTGTCCAGTCCTGATCTGTTGGTACTCTTTGATATGACCTGGTCCCTTACTTAAAGACTGGAAAATAAGACCTGGAAAATATTCTGCAATATGTAATGTTATAATTGTAGGTttaaattcaactgaaaaaagtactttagtggttgaaaaggttgaagatttacagttcGTATTTTTCTCATTCAGATGAACAGTGATCTATATTTAAGTTGTTGGTTTTGTCTTAAAGTACAATTACATGTTTTGGGTTTTTCTGTTCTCCAGGTGTATGGTGATATATGGTCTAAGATAGAGCGCACCCTTGTGATCTGGAAGGGTTTTGGCATGTCTCTGCAGGGGGTCAGGTCTTGTGGAGATTACATGTTCAGTGGTCACACTTCCATGATCACGCTCATGAACTTCTTCATCACAGAGTGTAAGTTGTAAAGCTTAAGGTCAGAATTTCAAACATGACCTTAATGCCTTATGTTGGAGCCTGATATTTGgatctacctacatgtatttaccaacTTAAAACATCGTATGGCTCTGTGGAAAAACAAACAGTGCTATATCATGCCATGAATCCCCTGTATGATTGGTCGTCCATATTTGGTCAGGTGCTTTCACCACAGTCCTAACAACCGTTTGTAGTGTTGATATATTCATATGGGAATATTTCATAAAGGAAAAATGTAAGGATCATCACAAATCCCTTTGATGCCTGTTTAATAATAGGATGTACAGGTACGTTTGAATTACTACAGATTCtcaccatgatatggctgaaatattgttcaCAAGCTGTAATCATTCACTTATTCTAATTAAGTACGTAGTCATTAAAGCTCTTAGCGATtattgtacttgtatatatcaAATTATTGCAGTGCTTTAAGTTTATTGAAATCACATGAAAGCGGAATAGAAATAGTTAATAAGGTAAATAATACAAATTGTTGTCTTTCTCTTTGCTATAAAAAAACTTACCATTACAGTTGTACTAATGATGACTTAACCTGTGTTCTCCAGATACCCCCAGGGGTAGGATGTACTACCTGCATACCCTATCCTGGGTGCTCAACCTGTTTGGGATTTTCTTTGTGCTCTCGGCTCACGAGCACTACTCCATCGATGTCTTCATTGCCTTCTACATCACAACACGCCTCTTCCTGTACTACCACACACTGGCCAACAACAGAGCTCTAATGCAGAGGGATCGCAAAAGAACGAGAATCTATTTTCCACTGTTTGCGTTCTTTGAGTCGAAGTG
Encoded proteins:
- the LOC135467403 gene encoding voltage-dependent anion-selective channel protein 2-like — translated: MAPPSYSDLGKSARDLFNKGYNYGLFKLECKTKTESGVEFTTSGSSSSDTGKVGGSLETKYKWAEYGLTFTEKWNTDNVLATEIQIEDQIAKGLKLSFDTSFAPQSGKKSGKIKSAFKQDYVNLNCDVDFDFAGPTIHGAGVLGYNGWLAGYQMSFDSAKSKLTKSNFAVGYTAGDFTLHTNVNEGTEFGGSIYQRVNSDLETGVSLSWAAGTNVTRFALGAKYTVDKDASFSAKVNNSSQIGLGYTQRLRDGVKLTLSSLIEAKNFNQGGHKLGLGLDLEA
- the LOC135481107 gene encoding sphingomyelin synthase-related protein 1-like — its product is MCEAPTWDCDRVGRWLEENNFQAYRQLFCTDHKIDGKSLLMLTESDLRHPPLQIQVLGDIKRLMICLHKLQQLNANFLKDVGFTGFTNGSVKSSSDKVKHRPLQNPKRAVSRLDSVGSLTESDSHHEDVDVDIHEVQLVNSTAGRPSRDLDPELWKTFLSFVYVFTVFLITAFVMVVVHDRVPDMQKYPPLPDLFLDNMPLVPWAFQMCELIGVVLSGICFGILFFHKHRFILMRRLFSILGTVFLLRSITMLLTSLSVPGVHLQCAGKVYGDIWSKIERTLVIWKGFGMSLQGVRSCGDYMFSGHTSMITLMNFFITEYTPRGRMYYLHTLSWVLNLFGIFFVLSAHEHYSIDVFIAFYITTRLFLYYHTLANNRALMQRDRKRTRIYFPLFAFFESKCDGVVPNEYEWPLKIPRSLKMRLYAKTWKKSS